A stretch of the Sulfurospirillum sp. UCH001 genome encodes the following:
- a CDS encoding biotin synthase, protein MKKSIFLCAISNISSGSCAEDCGFCTQSARHHADIERYKYKPVEQIVFEAKNASNNGAIGFCLVTSGLGLDDKKLSFVCEAARAIKAELPDLNLIACNGIATVQQLKTLKDAGVNSYNHNLESSKNFYDKICTTHSWESRYQTCLNAKEAGLSLCSGGIFGLGESKEERTSFIQSVKSLSPDTMPLNFFIQNPALPIKATPLSEEEALAIITEVREALPNTRLMVAGGRETTFKSEDCDIFAAGADAIVIGDYLTTKGKLPESDLKMIERLGYEIATTCHA, encoded by the coding sequence ATGAAAAAATCAATTTTTTTATGTGCCATTTCAAATATTTCTAGCGGAAGCTGTGCGGAGGACTGTGGATTTTGTACGCAAAGTGCTCGTCATCACGCGGATATTGAACGTTATAAATACAAACCTGTTGAGCAAATCGTTTTCGAGGCTAAAAATGCTTCTAACAATGGTGCTATTGGTTTCTGTCTTGTCACCTCTGGTCTTGGACTAGATGATAAAAAACTCTCTTTTGTCTGTGAAGCAGCGCGTGCTATTAAAGCGGAACTTCCTGATCTTAATTTGATTGCATGTAATGGTATAGCAACTGTTCAACAGCTCAAAACCCTCAAAGATGCAGGAGTTAACTCTTACAATCATAATCTAGAAAGTTCCAAAAACTTTTATGACAAAATTTGTACAACCCATTCATGGGAAAGCCGTTATCAAACCTGTTTAAATGCTAAAGAAGCAGGACTTTCCTTGTGTAGTGGCGGTATTTTTGGTTTGGGTGAAAGCAAAGAAGAGCGAACGTCTTTTATACAAAGTGTCAAATCCCTCTCTCCAGATACCATGCCTCTTAATTTTTTCATTCAAAATCCCGCATTACCTATCAAAGCTACACCTTTAAGTGAAGAAGAAGCATTGGCAATCATTACTGAAGTAAGAGAAGCTTTGCCAAATACGCGCCTTATGGTTGCGGGTGGACGAGAGACAACATTTAAAAGCGAAGATTGCGATATTTTCGCTGCAGGTGCTGATGCTATCGTCATTGGTGACTACCTAACAACAAAAGGCAAACTCCCAGAGAGCGATCTGAAAATGATTGAACGTCTGGGCTATGAGATTGCCACAACCTGTCATGCGTAG
- a CDS encoding septum formation initiator has protein sequence MSDVLDEFDDEAEESGRSALFYLKILSLVALVVGFGLYIGDVLFGKSSLDVLLNLQADKDTLTAKIKSLKDENAVLQKEYFELRQLDPDR, from the coding sequence ATGAGTGACGTTTTAGACGAATTTGACGATGAAGCCGAAGAGAGTGGACGATCCGCTCTCTTTTACCTTAAAATTTTATCGTTAGTAGCTTTAGTGGTTGGATTTGGTTTGTATATAGGAGATGTTTTATTTGGAAAAAGCTCACTCGACGTGCTTTTAAATCTTCAAGCCGATAAAGATACTTTAACTGCAAAAATCAAAAGTCTTAAAGACGAGAATGCTGTACTACAAAAAGAGTATTTTGAATTACGACAATTGGACCCCGATCGATAA
- a CDS encoding citrate synthase, translating to MSKESVTLIDNRTGKEYEFPILKSTLGPDVVDISTFYGNTGMFTLDRGFTSTASCRSRITYIDGDIGKLMYRGYDIAYLATKKSFLDTAFLLLHKELPTKEEYKNFLLELKKRSFIHESMRKLFDAFPDNAHPMAILSAAVSALSAFYFDHLDMDSPEEAKEMAHRIIAKIPTIAAFSYRYSQGLPIIYPDLDKGFTENFLYMIRGYPHHHIDLKPIEVKALDTIFTLHADHEQNASTTSVRVVASTHAHPYAAISAGIGALWGRAHGGANESVIRQLELIGSVDNVDKYIAKAKDPNDPFRLMGFGHRVYKNFDPRATILKNLQKQLVTELSIDTELMAVAHRIEEIALNDEYFIKRKLYPNIDFYSGLILQALKIPKEMFAVIFVIGRTPGWIAQWIELKEQPDMKIARPRQHYLGPLERTPKYDI from the coding sequence ATGAGTAAAGAGTCTGTTACCCTGATTGACAATCGTACGGGCAAAGAATATGAGTTTCCGATCCTCAAATCAACATTAGGACCTGATGTTGTAGATATTTCAACATTTTATGGCAATACAGGAATGTTTACATTAGATAGAGGCTTTACGTCTACGGCAAGTTGTAGATCACGTATCACGTATATTGACGGTGATATCGGTAAATTGATGTACCGCGGTTATGACATAGCTTATTTAGCAACCAAAAAATCATTTCTAGATACTGCTTTTTTACTTTTACATAAAGAACTTCCAACGAAAGAAGAGTATAAAAACTTTTTACTCGAACTCAAAAAGCGTTCATTTATTCATGAGAGTATGAGAAAACTTTTTGATGCTTTCCCAGATAATGCTCATCCAATGGCGATTTTATCTGCTGCTGTTTCTGCACTTTCTGCATTTTATTTCGATCACCTTGATATGGACTCTCCTGAAGAAGCTAAAGAGATGGCTCATCGCATTATCGCTAAGATTCCAACCATTGCTGCTTTCTCATACCGTTACTCTCAAGGTCTACCTATTATCTATCCTGATTTAGATAAAGGCTTTACAGAGAATTTCTTATATATGATTAGAGGCTATCCTCATCACCATATTGACCTCAAGCCTATTGAAGTTAAAGCTCTCGATACCATCTTTACTCTTCATGCGGACCATGAACAAAATGCTTCTACAACGTCTGTTCGCGTTGTTGCTTCTACACACGCGCACCCTTATGCAGCAATTTCTGCAGGTATTGGTGCACTTTGGGGTAGAGCACATGGTGGTGCGAATGAGTCAGTGATTCGTCAATTGGAACTTATTGGAAGTGTTGATAATGTTGATAAATACATTGCAAAAGCAAAAGATCCAAATGATCCATTTAGATTGATGGGATTTGGTCACAGAGTGTATAAAAACTTTGATCCACGTGCGACCATTTTGAAAAACCTTCAAAAACAGCTTGTAACTGAACTTTCTATCGATACTGAACTTATGGCTGTAGCACATCGTATTGAAGAGATTGCACTCAATGATGAATACTTTATCAAACGTAAACTCTATCCAAATATCGATTTCTATTCAGGACTTATTCTTCAAGCATTGAAAATTCCAAAAGAGATGTTTGCGGTTATTTTCGTAATTGGTAGAACACCAGGTTGGATTGCTCAATGGATTGAGCTTAAAGAACAACCTGATATGAAGATTGCTCGCCCTCGCCAACACTATCTTGGACCATTAGAGCGAACACCAAAATACGATATATAA
- the topA gene encoding type I DNA topoisomerase, whose protein sequence is MKNLIIVESPTKAKTIKNFLGKNYTVVASKGHIRDLPKSSFGIKIDNQTFIPEYRIPKDHASVVKEIKDLAKEADQVYIATDEDREGEAIGYHIATAIGKDPKVLPRIVFHEITKNAITHALENPRVLDESSINAQQARRLLDRIVGYKLSPLLSSKIQKGLSAGRVQSSTLKIVVDREKEIRAFKEEEFWSIDALFNKTIEASLVEFENEKIEKMTITNGDRAHAIKEKLLKEAFKVALLEKKERESSPSPSFMTSTLQQSASSALGYSPKKTMMIAQTLYEGVKTHQGVMGVITYMRTDSLNISKEAIDAAREQIKKEYGAAYLPEKPRFYTNKSKGAQEAHEAIRPTILEFTPTIAKEFLKPDELKLYTLIYNRFLASQMNNARFESQTLVFESNSGKFKASGRKLLFDGFYKVYGDNDKDKLLPDLALGQEVKLSKIDANQHFTEPPSRYSEASLIKKLESLGIGRPSTYAPTISVLTARDYITIEKKQLVPTEIAFSVTELLEKHFPQIVDSSFTSTMEETLDLIAEDKENWQTTLWNFYEPFEKQVSEGKTNIESQKVVVFTGEMCPECGKELVRRKGRFGEFIACSTYPTCKYTQNLKKVTTATPKEKITLAVPCPECGGAIIERSSRRGKFFGCGNYPKCKFISNHEPTDKKCPECGYIMSKRELRKKEIYECIKCKHKEEA, encoded by the coding sequence GTGAAAAATCTCATTATTGTGGAATCTCCCACAAAAGCAAAAACAATTAAGAATTTTTTGGGTAAAAACTATACCGTTGTCGCATCTAAGGGACATATTCGTGATCTTCCAAAAAGCAGTTTTGGCATCAAAATTGATAACCAAACCTTTATTCCAGAGTACCGTATCCCTAAAGACCATGCCAGTGTTGTCAAAGAGATTAAAGATTTAGCCAAAGAGGCAGATCAAGTCTATATCGCGACCGATGAGGACCGCGAAGGTGAAGCGATTGGATATCATATCGCAACTGCTATTGGGAAAGACCCTAAAGTATTACCGCGTATTGTTTTTCATGAAATTACGAAAAATGCTATTACACATGCATTAGAGAACCCTAGAGTTTTAGATGAAAGCAGTATCAATGCGCAACAAGCACGTCGCTTACTTGATCGCATCGTGGGTTATAAACTCTCACCCCTACTCTCTTCCAAAATTCAAAAAGGATTAAGTGCTGGTCGTGTCCAGTCTTCCACACTTAAAATCGTCGTTGATCGAGAAAAAGAGATCAGAGCTTTTAAAGAAGAAGAGTTTTGGAGCATTGATGCACTGTTTAATAAAACAATTGAAGCCTCTTTGGTGGAATTTGAGAATGAAAAAATCGAGAAAATGACCATTACAAATGGTGATCGTGCTCATGCTATTAAAGAAAAACTCCTCAAAGAAGCATTTAAAGTAGCTCTTTTAGAGAAAAAAGAACGTGAAAGTTCTCCTTCCCCTTCTTTTATGACATCAACACTGCAGCAAAGTGCTTCAAGTGCGCTTGGATACTCTCCTAAAAAAACGATGATGATTGCACAAACACTTTATGAAGGTGTAAAAACGCATCAAGGTGTTATGGGTGTGATTACCTATATGAGAACAGATTCCCTCAATATCTCTAAAGAAGCAATTGATGCGGCACGTGAACAGATTAAAAAAGAGTATGGTGCTGCATATCTTCCTGAAAAACCACGTTTTTATACCAATAAATCAAAAGGTGCTCAAGAGGCACACGAAGCGATTCGCCCTACAATTTTAGAGTTTACACCTACGATTGCTAAAGAATTTTTGAAACCCGATGAACTTAAACTCTATACTCTGATTTATAACCGCTTCCTTGCTTCTCAAATGAATAATGCACGCTTTGAATCTCAAACATTGGTATTTGAAAGCAATAGTGGCAAGTTTAAAGCAAGCGGCCGAAAACTGCTTTTTGATGGTTTCTATAAAGTCTATGGTGATAATGACAAAGATAAACTTTTACCCGATCTTGCATTGGGACAAGAAGTAAAACTTTCTAAAATCGATGCAAACCAACATTTTACAGAGCCTCCTTCACGCTACTCTGAAGCAAGTTTGATTAAAAAATTAGAAAGTTTGGGGATTGGACGTCCTTCAACGTACGCACCAACCATATCTGTTTTAACAGCTCGTGATTACATTACCATCGAAAAAAAGCAACTCGTTCCTACAGAAATTGCTTTTAGCGTGACTGAACTCTTAGAAAAACACTTTCCTCAAATTGTCGATTCTTCTTTCACATCTACAATGGAAGAAACGCTCGACTTAATCGCTGAAGACAAAGAGAACTGGCAAACAACCTTATGGAACTTTTATGAGCCATTTGAAAAGCAAGTGAGTGAAGGAAAAACAAATATTGAGAGTCAAAAAGTTGTTGTATTCACGGGGGAGATGTGTCCTGAGTGTGGCAAAGAACTCGTACGTCGAAAAGGGCGTTTTGGCGAGTTTATCGCTTGTAGTACCTATCCTACGTGTAAATACACCCAAAATCTTAAAAAAGTAACGACTGCTACGCCTAAAGAAAAAATTACACTTGCGGTTCCATGTCCTGAGTGTGGTGGAGCCATTATTGAACGTAGTTCTCGTAGAGGAAAATTCTTTGGTTGCGGAAATTACCCTAAATGTAAATTTATCTCCAATCATGAACCAACCGATAAAAAATGCCCAGAATGTGGCTATATAATGTCTAAACGTGAACTGCGTAAAAAAGAGATCTATGAATGCATTAAGTGCAAACACAAAGAGGAAGCCTAA
- a CDS encoding 6-hydroxymethylpterin diphosphokinase MptE-like protein, whose translation MEQIEQQALITFQKNLAYLQTYHHAIYEKITLLNSLIEEGQYIEHYALEYKEESYFDVCELSTHQYLYNENSLKSAQRVIEAYNLKKTGGVFKAQKYCYATDAQAEAIDKSELSFHNALWATIKIINYTKRYASDETHMYRSNKVIFLGIGLGLYIQGIIKKLNPKVIFIKETNLEIFRLSLFVTDFEEALKDKLVYFSLTDDESQERETFIEFLNTGNNYNLNIKHIPFTLNYQSDLQRLQAHVLSQSYINYGYSAILLRYIDSPKYLVQNYAFMNIMTRYHGKEGNVLSEKPVLMVFSGPSTSKNIEWLKEHKDRFIIVSALSTCRLLQAHSITPNIVVHIDPGENSALLFEGLEPAYFQDVITILASNVDEKTANRFDKDHIYFIEQGTEYKKGFGYFSAPSVGEYTLGIMMILGISNMYMLGVDLALDPETMQTHGGYHPYQATGAIETQNASLDPNASATYVKGNFIEKIPTLEAYKLSIEQAVLFTDRLKKEHHHIYNLSNGAYIEGCEPLHIENYEWTTFEPLVRDEIQRKIAAFFGAISEAQFNKSDRAQMNYQVNEAKKLEKLIKAFKKKKYVSTEAYLETLAKLAWNISDMNNKTGSNLAEVYYQYFQIILSYFYDFFNTQELDTPFKHITSLNNLLVEQLLKMSGLYISKLESFLK comes from the coding sequence ATGGAACAGATTGAACAACAAGCATTAATAACTTTTCAAAAAAATCTTGCTTACTTACAAACCTACCATCACGCTATTTATGAAAAAATCACCCTCCTCAATTCCCTGATTGAAGAAGGCCAATATATAGAACACTATGCGCTAGAGTATAAAGAAGAAAGCTACTTTGATGTTTGTGAACTTTCCACGCACCAGTATTTATATAATGAGAATAGTCTAAAAAGTGCTCAAAGAGTTATAGAAGCATACAATCTTAAAAAAACAGGTGGTGTTTTTAAAGCTCAAAAATATTGCTATGCTACTGATGCACAAGCAGAAGCCATTGATAAAAGTGAGCTCTCTTTTCATAATGCACTATGGGCAACCATTAAAATTATAAACTATACTAAAAGATATGCTTCTGATGAAACGCACATGTATCGCTCTAACAAAGTTATTTTTCTCGGTATTGGGCTAGGACTTTATATTCAAGGTATCATTAAAAAACTAAATCCAAAAGTTATTTTTATAAAAGAGACAAATCTTGAAATTTTTAGACTCTCTCTTTTTGTCACTGACTTTGAAGAAGCATTAAAAGATAAACTTGTCTATTTTTCTCTTACCGATGATGAATCACAAGAAAGAGAAACCTTCATTGAGTTTCTTAATACAGGCAATAACTACAATCTCAATATCAAACACATACCATTTACTCTCAACTATCAAAGTGATCTTCAACGATTGCAAGCGCATGTATTGTCACAAAGCTATATAAACTACGGATACAGTGCTATTTTATTGCGCTATATTGACTCTCCAAAGTACTTAGTCCAAAACTATGCTTTTATGAACATTATGACACGCTACCACGGAAAAGAAGGCAATGTATTAAGTGAAAAACCTGTGCTTATGGTCTTTTCAGGCCCTTCAACTTCTAAAAATATAGAATGGCTTAAAGAACATAAAGATCGATTCATCATTGTTTCAGCTCTTTCAACATGCAGACTTTTACAAGCACATAGTATCACTCCAAACATTGTCGTACATATTGATCCAGGTGAAAACAGTGCCTTACTCTTTGAAGGCTTAGAACCAGCATATTTTCAAGATGTTATTACGATTTTAGCTTCTAATGTTGATGAAAAAACCGCGAATCGCTTCGATAAAGATCATATCTATTTTATTGAACAAGGTACGGAATACAAAAAAGGATTTGGTTACTTTTCGGCTCCAAGTGTTGGAGAATATACTTTAGGTATTATGATGATACTTGGTATTTCAAATATGTATATGTTAGGCGTTGACTTAGCTCTTGATCCAGAAACCATGCAAACACATGGAGGATATCACCCATATCAAGCGACAGGGGCAATAGAAACACAAAATGCTTCACTCGATCCAAATGCTTCAGCAACTTATGTTAAAGGCAATTTTATTGAGAAAATTCCTACTCTTGAAGCTTATAAGCTCTCTATCGAACAAGCAGTTCTCTTTACAGATCGTCTTAAAAAAGAGCATCATCATATTTATAACTTAAGTAATGGTGCATATATAGAAGGATGTGAGCCTTTACATATTGAAAATTATGAATGGACAACATTTGAACCACTCGTTCGTGATGAGATACAACGAAAAATAGCTGCTTTTTTTGGAGCTATTTCAGAAGCACAGTTCAATAAAAGTGATCGTGCACAGATGAATTATCAAGTCAATGAAGCAAAGAAACTCGAAAAACTTATCAAAGCATTTAAAAAGAAAAAATATGTCTCAACAGAAGCTTATCTTGAAACACTTGCAAAGCTTGCTTGGAATATTAGTGATATGAATAATAAAACAGGTTCTAATCTAGCAGAAGTTTATTATCAGTATTTTCAAATCATATTGAGTTATTTCTACGATTTTTTTAATACACAAGAGTTAGATACACCTTTTAAACACATTACCTCATTAAATAATCTTCTTGTTGAACAATTGCTAAAAATGTCGGGATTATATATCTCAAAATTAGAAAGTTTTTTAAAGTAA
- a CDS encoding AMIN domain-containing protein, translating into MQKILWLFLSLAVILEARENPFETGMSPQTVGQTTQIKDERIDFTNTTITLPSSARILKSASVTFQNLDGSISEEIVAIEQNVDWHLPLVLSSQKTQNVTATPTITPETKKVVEKKAPPTPIIKEEDEKPVVTKNSIKSDADSTFKLTEDLSFFINQNEITIFTKDIKLRDFLIADPYKVVVDFRKASAYGTKTLEFKKAPFVSATLGNHDGFYRIAILLDGHYRYDIQAFNGGYIVKLK; encoded by the coding sequence ATGCAGAAGATTCTTTGGCTTTTTCTATCTCTTGCAGTGATACTAGAAGCGAGAGAAAATCCTTTTGAGACAGGCATGTCTCCTCAAACTGTTGGCCAAACTACACAAATTAAAGATGAACGTATTGATTTTACAAATACGACTATAACTCTTCCTAGCAGTGCACGTATTTTAAAAAGTGCTTCTGTTACTTTTCAAAATTTAGACGGTTCTATTAGTGAAGAAATTGTAGCAATTGAACAGAATGTTGACTGGCATTTACCCCTTGTTTTAAGTAGTCAAAAAACACAAAATGTTACTGCTACACCAACTATAACTCCAGAAACAAAAAAAGTTGTTGAAAAAAAAGCACCTCCTACTCCAATAATCAAAGAAGAAGATGAAAAACCTGTTGTGACTAAAAACAGTATCAAAAGCGATGCAGATAGTACTTTTAAATTAACAGAGGATCTCTCATTCTTTATCAATCAAAATGAAATTACAATTTTTACAAAAGATATTAAACTGCGAGATTTTCTGATTGCTGATCCTTATAAGGTTGTTGTTGATTTTAGAAAAGCAAGTGCCTATGGGACAAAAACACTTGAATTTAAAAAAGCACCTTTTGTTTCTGCAACATTAGGAAATCATGATGGATTTTATCGTATAGCAATTTTGCTTGATGGGCATTATCGATATGATATACAAGCTTTTAATGGTGGATATATCGTTAAACTGAAGTAG
- a CDS encoding flagellin has product MGFRINTNVASLTAQTSAAVNNRNLDNSLSKLSSGLRINKAADDASGLAIANSLRAQASSLGQAINNGNDAIGLIQTADGALSEYSNILDTIKTKSVQAASDGQNAASRLAIQKDINRLLENLNNIAKTTSFNGQKLLSGTFTNKEFQVGANANETIKASIASAETSQIGQTSRAKLSVAQLGENQLTLKSAVSGTSIALESVNLQMNNDPANGMGALADIINKHSAETGITAKAVVSSTTAAITAGTTGSDFAINGVNIGAINVSANDSQGTLLTAINNKSTETGVTATKTADGKLTLTSSDGRAISVTGDLSGVTSSTADSLSTIGHLEVVQAGSSTFQITGSKMGAAVGKDITTAATVTTVEDSTLAIGSSFAAESTLAAGSTVGGDFTLTASFTASNDTLLKTGSTIAAGSTISKDTTLGATVNLTATATLSSDMLIKAGSVLATGSILDAGTTLTQDIDNGGTLYKAGTTLHVDLVLADQLTVAKDMLMKVDTLDADAAIAAGSKLLAGTVLGADIQTSSLVTTSQDMVIKDNTVLVTGSIMKAGTVLGDKLDLGANTLTTTIESKLAGTSVLSTGATIKESSTLGAAVQNNADVILNQDMVIKAGSILATGTTLKAGTVINQDLTAAQVGSGSGPGIKAGTTLGTDVALTASVVVSDDFTMIKGTSGTNATIKLGSTIAMNANGGQDSVALDETEFSNLSKIDVTTLEGAMKAIDTVSAAMTNLDTIRSDLGSVQNQITSTINNISVTQVNVKSAESGIRDVDFAAESANFSKFNILAQSGSYAMSQANSVQQNVLKLLQ; this is encoded by the coding sequence ATGGGTTTCCGTATTAACACAAACGTTGCGTCACTTACTGCACAAACAAGTGCAGCGGTCAACAACAGAAACTTGGACAATTCACTTTCTAAATTGTCCTCAGGTCTTCGTATCAACAAAGCGGCAGATGATGCTTCTGGTCTTGCTATTGCAAACTCTCTTCGTGCGCAAGCAAGTTCATTAGGTCAAGCTATCAACAACGGTAATGATGCGATCGGTTTGATCCAGACTGCCGACGGTGCGCTTAGCGAGTACTCAAATATTCTTGATACTATCAAGACTAAATCTGTACAAGCAGCATCTGATGGTCAAAATGCAGCATCTCGTTTAGCGATTCAAAAAGACATTAACCGTCTTCTTGAGAACTTGAACAATATTGCAAAAACAACATCGTTCAACGGCCAAAAACTTCTTTCTGGTACATTTACTAATAAAGAGTTCCAAGTTGGTGCAAACGCGAATGAGACAATTAAAGCTTCTATCGCTTCTGCTGAGACAAGCCAAATTGGTCAAACAAGCCGTGCTAAGTTAAGTGTTGCTCAGCTTGGAGAAAACCAATTAACGCTTAAAAGCGCTGTTAGTGGTACTTCAATCGCATTAGAGTCTGTTAATTTGCAAATGAACAATGATCCAGCAAATGGTATGGGTGCATTGGCAGATATTATTAACAAACATAGTGCTGAGACAGGTATTACTGCAAAAGCTGTCGTAAGTTCTACAACAGCTGCTATTACTGCAGGTACTACAGGAAGCGATTTTGCAATTAATGGCGTTAACATTGGTGCTATCAATGTTTCAGCAAACGATAGCCAAGGTACATTGTTAACTGCGATTAACAACAAATCAACAGAGACAGGTGTTACTGCAACTAAAACTGCTGATGGTAAACTTACATTGACATCATCTGATGGTCGTGCAATTAGTGTTACAGGAGATCTTTCTGGTGTTACATCAAGTACAGCAGATAGCCTAAGTACTATTGGTCACCTAGAAGTTGTTCAAGCAGGTTCTTCTACATTCCAAATCACTGGTTCAAAAATGGGTGCAGCTGTAGGTAAAGACATTACAACTGCTGCCACTGTTACAACAGTTGAAGACTCAACTCTTGCAATAGGTAGTTCATTTGCCGCAGAGAGTACATTAGCTGCAGGAAGTACTGTAGGTGGTGACTTTACGTTAACTGCATCATTTACTGCAAGCAATGATACGCTTTTAAAAACAGGATCAACCATTGCTGCTGGTTCAACGATTAGTAAAGATACAACTTTAGGTGCAACGGTAAATCTTACTGCTACAGCTACCCTCAGTAGTGATATGCTGATCAAAGCAGGTTCCGTTCTTGCTACAGGTTCAATTTTAGATGCAGGAACAACACTGACACAGGATATTGATAATGGCGGTACTCTTTATAAAGCAGGTACAACACTTCATGTAGATCTTGTCTTGGCTGATCAGTTAACCGTTGCAAAAGATATGTTAATGAAAGTAGATACGCTTGATGCAGATGCTGCAATTGCAGCAGGAAGTAAGCTGTTAGCGGGAACTGTACTTGGTGCAGATATTCAGACATCTTCTTTGGTAACAACAAGTCAAGATATGGTAATCAAAGATAATACAGTTCTCGTAACTGGCAGTATTATGAAAGCAGGAACTGTCCTTGGTGATAAATTAGACTTAGGTGCAAATACTCTTACAACAACCATTGAGTCAAAACTTGCTGGTACATCTGTTTTAAGCACAGGTGCTACGATTAAAGAGAGTTCTACACTTGGGGCAGCTGTTCAAAATAATGCTGATGTTATTTTAAATCAAGATATGGTCATCAAAGCGGGTTCTATCTTAGCAACAGGTACTACTTTAAAAGCAGGTACGGTTATTAACCAAGATCTTACTGCAGCACAAGTTGGCTCGGGTAGTGGTCCTGGAATCAAAGCCGGTACAACATTAGGTACAGATGTTGCATTAACAGCGAGTGTTGTTGTAAGTGATGACTTTACAATGATTAAAGGAACATCAGGTACAAATGCAACGATTAAGTTAGGCTCTACAATTGCAATGAATGCAAATGGTGGACAAGATAGCGTTGCTCTTGATGAGACTGAATTTTCAAATCTTTCTAAAATCGATGTTACAACACTTGAAGGTGCTATGAAAGCGATTGATACTGTAAGTGCTGCGATGACAAACCTTGACACAATCCGTTCAGACTTGGGTTCTGTTCAAAATCAAATCACTTCAACTATCAATAACATCTCTGTAACTCAAGTAAATGTTAAGAGTGCAGAGTCTGGTATTCGTGATGTTGACTTTGCTGCAGAATCAGCGAACTTCTCTAAATTTAATATTCTTGCTCAGTCAGGAAGTTATGCAATGAGTCAAGCTAACTCTGTACAACAAAACGTACTTAAACTACTTCAGTAG